The Alcaligenes aquatilis genome contains the following window.
GAATCCAGTGCTGTACCTGATCAGCGGCTTTCGCTGGAGCTTTTTTGATCTGGCCGATGTGAATGTGTGGCTGAGCCTGGGGATGACACTGCTGTTTTTAAGCGTGTTTCTGGGCGTGGCTGCCTGGATTTTCAAGACGGGATACCGGTTGCGGCCTTGACCTCTCTCGCGATCACACATAAAAAAACCGGCCTGAAAAGGCCGGCAAGGTTGGAACAAAGTCTTTTATCAAGGGGGGGATTCAGGAAACACAGTAGTGCCCACAGCGATCACCATCTCCCCCATCTGTTGATAAAACGCCCGTCTGTGCTCCACTTGGCGTGTTTCGGAGCTTAGCCACCAGTAATCAATAGATTGGATCGTGTTAGGTGAGGCATGCTCCAACATTTCCCGTAGAAAATGCTGGCCTTGCACATCGGTAATATCATCCACCGAGACATCGTTATTCTCCGCGAATACAGGATTCAGCACCACCTTGCGCTGCGCTTTGTCCAGTACAAACACATATTGATCCTGGCGCCTGAACTCGCCCTGTTTATTACGGAATTTACGTAGCGCGGCTACAGGATCAGCAAAGTATTCGCTCATCGCCTGCTCCAGCATTTGCTTGGCCTGTTCCTCGGTTGGGTAGCCAGGAAAAAACCCGACGGCAATCACCATCCCATCCACGACCTCAAAATACGTAATTTTGACTTCATGCTTGCCTTCATTAGGATTAAACCAGTAGTACTCAATACTCCCGGACTGGTTTTGTTTCGCCAACACTAACATCTGGCTAAAAAAAGGCTGCCCGGCATCGTCCGTTTCACTCAATACGTTCTGCCCTATCAAGCCCGCCGACCAGCCACCGCTAGACAACATCTGGCCCGCAAGACTCACGCTATATACGTATAAATCACGGTCAATAAAGGCCGGATCGTGTGTGAAATCATTCACCGCTTGGGGGCCGTTCTGGCGTATGTGCGCTATCGCCTTGTCCAATAATTGATGCGCGCGCTGTTGTTGCGCTCCAATCGTGGTAGGCAGCAAGCCTGTTGCCTGCGCCACACCGGGCGCGCCAGCCTGTACGCCACTCGCGCACGTTAGCGACGCCCCGACCACTACCGCAGCCAGAAAGTTATGCACAATACTCATCTCAATACCCCATTAATCCAGGTAACCAGAGTGATAGACCAGGGGTGAAAGCGATGATAAAGACAGCCACTACCAACACCAGAATAAATGGCAATGCTTTGACTACGACTTGTTCTACGGTCGCTCCCCCTATGCCCGATGCCACAAACAGGTTTTCTCCTAATGGCGGTGTAATAAAACCCACAGACAAGGTACAAATCACCACAATCCCAACGTGCGTAGGGTCTACCCCCAACATATACGTCACAGGCAGTAACACGGGCACCAAAATCATGATGGCAGCCAGTGTTTCCATGAACATGCCCACGAACAGCAAGAAGACAATCAGGATGGTCCAGATCAAATACATATTGTCTGTCCAGCCGATCAAGGAC
Protein-coding sequences here:
- a CDS encoding cache domain-containing protein translates to MSIVHNFLAAVVVGASLTCASGVQAGAPGVAQATGLLPTTIGAQQQRAHQLLDKAIAHIRQNGPQAVNDFTHDPAFIDRDLYVYSVSLAGQMLSSGGWSAGLIGQNVLSETDDAGQPFFSQMLVLAKQNQSGSIEYYWFNPNEGKHEVKITYFEVVDGMVIAVGFFPGYPTEEQAKQMLEQAMSEYFADPVAALRKFRNKQGEFRRQDQYVFVLDKAQRKVVLNPVFAENNDVSVDDITDVQGQHFLREMLEHASPNTIQSIDYWWLSSETRQVEHRRAFYQQMGEMVIAVGTTVFPESPP